One genomic window of Azospirillum sp. TSH58 includes the following:
- a CDS encoding ABC transporter permease, whose translation MAVDAAAHGNASRGGPASGTATRKAGAGASLLRLLNSGWFRPVLFLVVLTVLWDLSVRIFAIPPYLIPKPGDVALALAADWDQLLAASVPTTLATLGGFALSVLFGIPIAMLIAGSKTVESYVYPLLVFSQSIPKVAIAPLFVVWFGFGLLPKVISAFLLAFFPIVVSAVQGFKSVDGDMMDLAKSMKATRLQTFRMVSLPHALPAIFAGLKVSITLAVVGAVVGEFVGANSGIGFVLQRSIGNFELPLMFAALVVLALIGVVLFWVIDVIERLAIPWHASQRHNYIPTS comes from the coding sequence ATGGCTGTCGATGCGGCGGCTCACGGGAATGCGTCCCGTGGCGGTCCCGCTTCGGGAACGGCGACGCGCAAGGCTGGGGCGGGTGCCTCGCTGCTGCGTCTGCTCAATTCCGGCTGGTTCCGGCCGGTGCTGTTCCTGGTGGTCCTGACCGTCCTGTGGGACCTGTCGGTGCGGATCTTCGCGATCCCGCCCTATCTGATACCGAAACCGGGCGACGTGGCCTTGGCGCTCGCCGCGGACTGGGACCAGCTTCTGGCGGCGTCGGTGCCGACCACGCTGGCGACGCTGGGCGGCTTCGCCCTGTCGGTGCTGTTCGGCATTCCCATCGCCATGCTGATCGCCGGGTCGAAGACGGTGGAATCCTACGTCTACCCGCTGCTGGTCTTCTCGCAGTCGATCCCGAAGGTCGCCATCGCGCCGCTGTTCGTGGTGTGGTTCGGCTTCGGGCTGCTGCCCAAGGTGATCTCCGCCTTCCTGCTGGCTTTCTTCCCCATCGTCGTGTCGGCGGTGCAGGGCTTCAAGTCGGTGGACGGCGACATGATGGACCTCGCCAAGTCCATGAAGGCGACGCGCCTTCAGACCTTCCGCATGGTCAGCCTGCCGCACGCCCTGCCGGCCATCTTCGCCGGCCTGAAGGTGTCGATCACGCTGGCCGTGGTGGGCGCCGTGGTGGGCGAGTTCGTCGGGGCGAATTCCGGCATCGGCTTCGTCCTGCAGCGCTCCATCGGCAACTTCGAACTTCCCCTGATGTTCGCGGCCCTGGTGGTGCTGGCGCTGATCGGGGTGGTGCTTTTCTGGGTCATCGACGTGATCGAGCGGCTCGCCATCCCCTGGCACGCGAGCCAACGCCACAACTACATCCCGACGTCGTAA
- a CDS encoding TetR/AcrR family transcriptional regulator, translated as MDTLTDPKKTVSATKPAKSVGDKSVPAKPGKPAKVTRDPEGTRARILAAATEEFARYGLGGARVERIAEVAGTNKRMLYYHVGNKESLYLAVLEGAYAHIRATERTLSLETLDPPAAIARLIHFTWQYFLDHPEFMALLNIENLHRAELLKTSDKVHAMHSPFVQMIADVLARGVATGIFRAGVDPVQLYISIAGQSYFYLSNVHTLSVIFGRDLLAEEAKAERLDHMVELILSSLRA; from the coding sequence ATGGACACGCTGACCGACCCGAAGAAGACCGTTTCCGCGACCAAGCCGGCCAAGTCTGTCGGAGATAAATCCGTCCCGGCCAAGCCGGGCAAACCCGCGAAGGTCACCCGAGACCCGGAGGGCACCCGCGCCCGCATCCTCGCCGCCGCGACGGAGGAGTTCGCGCGTTACGGGCTGGGCGGCGCCCGCGTGGAGCGGATCGCCGAGGTCGCCGGCACCAACAAGCGCATGCTCTACTACCATGTCGGCAACAAGGAGAGCCTGTATCTGGCGGTGCTGGAGGGCGCCTACGCGCACATCCGCGCCACCGAACGCACGCTGAGCCTGGAGACTCTGGACCCGCCCGCGGCGATCGCCCGGCTGATCCATTTCACCTGGCAGTATTTCCTGGACCATCCCGAGTTCATGGCGCTGCTGAACATCGAGAACCTGCACCGGGCGGAGCTGCTGAAGACCTCCGACAAGGTGCACGCCATGCACTCGCCCTTCGTGCAGATGATCGCCGACGTGCTGGCGCGCGGCGTCGCCACCGGGATCTTCCGGGCCGGGGTGGACCCGGTGCAGCTCTACATCTCCATCGCCGGGCAGTCGTACTTCTACCTGTCCAACGTCCACACCCTGTCGGTCATCTTCGGCCGCGACTTGCTGGCCGAGGAGGCCAAGGCGGAGCGGCTGGACCATATGGTGGAGCTGATCCTGTCGTCGCTGCGGGCGTGA